From a single Sinorhizobium sp. RAC02 genomic region:
- a CDS encoding 2-hydroxyacid dehydrogenase: protein MSAKTRILVPGTIRERVLDRLKESFDVVRIDRADPALLARSEAASIAGVAVSGGFDAAMIEHLPALEIIASFGVGYDGVDAAAAAERGITVTNTPDVLNDEVADTTIGLLLNTVRRFPQAEAWLRDGRWKRDGAFPLAPLSLRGRRAGIYGLGRIGMAIAERLKGFGVDIAYHTRRPRDGVPYAYYPSLLELAEAVDILIAIVPKTAETHRTINAEVLRALGSNGVLINVGRGWTVDEDALATALKDEVIAAAGLDVFYDEPNVPQALLDLPNISLLPHVASASVATRDAMADLVADNLFAWFDRGAALTPVPETPFTRKTG from the coding sequence ATGTCGGCCAAGACACGCATCCTCGTGCCCGGCACGATCCGCGAGCGGGTACTCGATCGCCTGAAGGAAAGCTTCGACGTGGTGCGCATCGACCGGGCGGACCCGGCGCTGCTCGCGCGCTCGGAAGCGGCAAGCATTGCCGGTGTTGCCGTTTCCGGCGGCTTCGATGCGGCGATGATCGAACATCTGCCGGCTCTGGAGATCATTGCCAGTTTCGGCGTTGGTTATGATGGCGTGGATGCGGCCGCCGCGGCCGAGCGCGGCATCACCGTCACCAACACGCCGGACGTGCTGAACGACGAGGTCGCCGATACCACGATCGGCCTGCTGCTCAACACGGTGCGCCGCTTCCCGCAGGCGGAAGCCTGGCTGCGCGATGGCCGCTGGAAGCGCGACGGCGCCTTTCCACTGGCGCCGCTCAGCCTGCGCGGCCGCAGGGCCGGCATTTACGGGCTTGGGCGTATCGGGATGGCAATCGCCGAACGGCTGAAAGGGTTCGGCGTCGATATTGCCTATCACACACGCCGCCCGCGCGACGGTGTGCCCTATGCCTATTATCCCTCGCTGCTGGAGCTGGCGGAGGCCGTCGATATCCTGATCGCCATCGTACCGAAAACAGCGGAAACGCACAGGACGATCAATGCCGAGGTTCTGCGAGCGTTGGGGTCGAACGGCGTGTTGATCAATGTCGGCCGCGGCTGGACAGTCGATGAGGACGCGCTGGCGACGGCACTCAAAGACGAAGTGATCGCAGCGGCCGGCCTCGACGTCTTCTACGACGAACCGAATGTGCCGCAAGCGCTGCTCGACCTGCCCAACATCTCGCTTTTGCCGCATGTCGCATCGGCTTCGGTGGCGACGCGCGATGCGATGGCCGATCTGGTGGCGGACAATCTGTTTGCCTGGTTTGATCGTGGGGCGGCGCTGACGCCGGTGCCGGAAACGCCCTTTACGCGAAAAACGGGGTAG
- a CDS encoding NAD(P)(+) transhydrogenase (Re/Si-specific) subunit beta — MSENFAAFLYLVSGVLFIMALRGLSHPTTSRRGNTLGMIGMGIAIGTTLLLATPSFGGLVLIVLGLAIGGGAGAYIARSIPMTSMPQLVAGFHSLVGLAAVLVAAAALYSPVSFGLGQVGEIHGQALVEMALGAAIGAITFTGSIIAFLKLDGRMSGKSIMLPYRHVINIVLLAAVIFFIVGLTLSESHFDFWLIVILALALGVLLIVPIGGADMPVVVSMLNSYSGWAAAGIGFTLGNLALIITGALVGSSGAILSYIMCKGMNRSFISVILGGFGGDSGAAASDDGVQRTVKQGSADDAAFLMANASKVIIVPGYGMAVAQAQHAVRELADALKKAGVEVKYAIHPVAGRMPGHMNVLLAEANVPYDEVFELEDINSEFAQADVAYVIGANDVTNPAARDDKSSPIYGMPILDVDKAKTCLFVKRSLGSGYAGIDNTLFYKDGTMMLLGDAKKMTDDIVKAMNH, encoded by the coding sequence ATGTCTGAGAATTTCGCAGCCTTCCTCTATCTCGTCTCCGGCGTGCTGTTCATCATGGCACTGCGCGGCCTGTCGCATCCGACGACCAGCCGCCGTGGCAACACGCTCGGCATGATCGGCATGGGCATCGCCATCGGCACGACGCTGCTGCTCGCGACGCCATCCTTCGGCGGCCTCGTGCTCATCGTGCTCGGCCTTGCCATCGGCGGCGGTGCAGGCGCCTATATCGCCCGCTCCATCCCGATGACCTCGATGCCGCAACTCGTCGCCGGCTTCCACTCGCTGGTCGGCCTTGCCGCCGTGCTGGTGGCGGCCGCAGCGCTCTATTCTCCGGTCTCCTTCGGCCTCGGCCAGGTCGGCGAAATCCATGGCCAGGCGCTCGTCGAAATGGCGCTCGGTGCCGCGATCGGCGCGATCACCTTCACCGGCTCGATCATCGCCTTCCTGAAGCTCGACGGCCGCATGTCCGGCAAGTCGATCATGCTGCCCTATCGGCACGTCATCAACATTGTGCTGCTCGCCGCGGTCATCTTCTTCATCGTCGGCCTGACGCTGTCGGAAAGCCACTTCGATTTCTGGCTGATCGTCATCCTCGCGCTGGCACTCGGCGTGCTGCTGATCGTACCGATCGGCGGCGCGGACATGCCCGTCGTCGTGTCGATGCTCAACTCCTATTCGGGCTGGGCCGCGGCCGGCATCGGCTTCACGCTCGGCAACCTTGCGCTGATCATCACCGGTGCCCTCGTGGGCTCGTCGGGTGCGATCCTGTCCTACATCATGTGCAAGGGCATGAATCGCTCGTTCATCTCGGTCATCCTCGGCGGCTTCGGCGGCGATAGCGGGGCGGCAGCGAGTGACGACGGCGTGCAGCGCACGGTCAAGCAGGGTTCGGCCGACGATGCGGCCTTCCTGATGGCGAATGCCTCCAAGGTCATCATCGTGCCCGGCTACGGCATGGCAGTCGCACAGGCGCAGCATGCGGTACGCGAACTCGCCGACGCGCTGAAGAAGGCCGGCGTCGAGGTGAAATACGCGATCCATCCGGTCGCGGGCCGTATGCCCGGTCATATGAACGTGCTGCTCGCCGAAGCGAACGTGCCCTATGACGAGGTCTTCGAACTGGAAGACATCAACTCGGAGTTCGCCCAGGCGGACGTCGCCTATGTCATCGGCGCCAACGACGTGACGAACCCGGCCGCGCGCGACGACAAGTCCTCGCCGATCTACGGCATGCCGATCCTCGATGTCGACAAGGCCAAGACCTGCCTCTTCGTCAAGCGCTCGCTCGGCTCCGGCTATGCCGGCATCGACAACACGCTGTTCTACAAGGACGGCACGATGATGCTGCTCGGCGACGCCAAAAAGATGACCGACGACATCGTCAAGGCGATGAACCACTGA
- a CDS encoding aa3-type cytochrome c oxidase subunit IV yields the protein MAEHHSGPVEMGAPMDYPEHEKTYNFFINAAKFGTLFCVALLVAMAAGFFTSAGFFSALLLFIILNVAGFILLR from the coding sequence ATGGCTGAACATCATTCCGGACCGGTCGAAATGGGCGCTCCGATGGATTATCCCGAGCACGAGAAGACCTACAATTTCTTCATCAATGCAGCCAAGTTCGGCACGCTGTTCTGCGTCGCCCTGCTGGTCGCCATGGCCGCCGGTTTCTTCACCAGCGCCGGCTTCTTCAGCGCACTTCTGCTCTTCATCATTCTCAACGTCGCCGGCTTCATTCTGCTGCGTTGA
- a CDS encoding EAL domain-containing protein: MKDKGQNTLPADVYLSFVSSLYGNRQTLFVGMISHVITFSFVYAKTADPFFLIWSGLVILIWSTRAVGMRHFDRVDQSTLDMDGIRYWENWYNLGAVGTTLALGISCGYSLLFSRDSFAELATIAVTLATMVSVVGRNCGSKRAVDYMTFTACFPMVVGFLGLQDFYHAVLAVLILPFVMTTRMMANGVRDFLYRNVLATREVSIIADRFDTALNNMPHGLFMLDADHRILVANRRACELLHLGNQERLKDCHLDVVLRFGVRNTFVNAEQSKTILRRLDELLKGERSRALIQVTDGLYLEFTASPRENGGAVLIFEDVTARVRAENKILHMVRYDSLTGLPNRTYFSDLVQEALAERKKPGTVGFMVLDVDDFKHVNDMKGHVTGDRLLCAITERLRRLASDKMIVGHLMGDEFIVFFPNETNRRDLETRMHRFHEQLRGNYEFDGMTFLVSFSAGCVTVPSGDFRLEEMQIRADLALFETKSRAKGSVTVFEQEMDERYTDRQKLKDDLRDALASNTLSVAYQPMFVPDGSSIECCEALSRWTHPERGPVPPTVFIQIAEEMGIVSDITRFMVMRACADCATWPAHMGVSVNLSVQDLRGTSIIDLVAEALEAAKLAPHRLHLEVTESCLMEEPVKVQAILQELRARGITIAIDDFGTGYSSLSYLDQLPLDVIKIDRSFVRNIGEDPRRFKLLRGTVNLSRELGLRIVVEGVETREQLALINKYQCADLVQGYVFAAPMSPDALRDLYETLARKPGDSRRRGRRVA, encoded by the coding sequence ATGAAGGATAAGGGTCAAAACACACTGCCGGCTGATGTGTACCTGTCGTTCGTCAGCTCGCTGTACGGGAACCGCCAGACCCTCTTCGTGGGCATGATTTCGCATGTCATCACGTTCTCGTTCGTCTATGCCAAAACCGCCGACCCTTTCTTCCTGATCTGGAGCGGGCTCGTTATACTCATCTGGTCGACGCGTGCTGTCGGCATGCGCCATTTCGACCGGGTGGACCAGTCCACGCTCGACATGGACGGCATCCGCTACTGGGAGAACTGGTACAATCTCGGCGCCGTCGGCACGACGCTGGCGCTCGGCATCTCCTGCGGCTACAGCCTGCTCTTCAGTCGCGACAGTTTCGCCGAGCTAGCAACCATTGCGGTGACGCTCGCCACCATGGTCTCCGTCGTTGGCCGCAACTGCGGCTCGAAGCGCGCCGTCGACTACATGACCTTTACCGCCTGCTTCCCGATGGTCGTCGGCTTCCTGGGCCTGCAGGATTTCTATCACGCAGTGCTCGCCGTCCTCATCCTGCCCTTCGTGATGACGACCCGCATGATGGCGAATGGCGTGCGCGACTTCCTCTACAGAAACGTGCTGGCGACGCGCGAAGTCTCGATCATCGCCGACCGTTTCGACACGGCGCTGAACAACATGCCGCACGGCCTGTTCATGCTGGATGCCGACCATCGTATCCTCGTCGCCAACCGCCGGGCCTGTGAGCTTCTCCATCTCGGCAACCAGGAGCGGCTGAAGGATTGCCACCTCGATGTCGTGCTGCGCTTCGGGGTACGCAACACGTTCGTCAACGCCGAGCAGAGCAAGACGATCCTGCGCCGGCTCGACGAACTTCTGAAGGGCGAGCGATCGCGCGCGCTCATCCAGGTGACGGATGGGCTCTATCTGGAATTCACCGCATCGCCCCGTGAAAACGGCGGCGCGGTTCTGATTTTCGAAGACGTGACCGCGCGTGTGCGGGCGGAAAACAAGATCCTGCACATGGTGCGCTACGACAGCCTCACCGGCCTGCCGAACCGCACTTATTTCTCCGATCTCGTGCAGGAGGCGCTGGCCGAGCGCAAGAAGCCCGGCACGGTCGGCTTCATGGTGCTCGACGTCGACGACTTCAAACATGTCAACGACATGAAGGGCCACGTCACCGGCGACCGGCTGCTCTGCGCCATCACCGAGCGGCTGCGCCGGCTTGCCAGCGACAAAATGATCGTCGGCCACCTGATGGGCGACGAGTTCATCGTCTTCTTTCCGAACGAGACGAACCGCCGCGATCTCGAGACGCGCATGCACCGCTTCCACGAGCAGCTGCGTGGCAACTATGAATTCGACGGCATGACCTTCCTGGTCTCCTTCAGCGCCGGCTGCGTAACCGTACCGAGCGGCGATTTCCGGCTGGAGGAAATGCAGATCCGCGCCGACCTCGCGCTCTTCGAGACGAAATCGCGCGCCAAGGGCAGCGTCACCGTCTTCGAACAGGAGATGGACGAGCGCTATACCGATCGCCAGAAGCTCAAGGACGACCTGCGCGATGCGCTTGCCAGCAACACGCTGTCGGTCGCCTACCAGCCGATGTTCGTGCCCGACGGTTCAAGCATCGAGTGCTGCGAGGCCCTGTCGCGCTGGACACATCCGGAGCGCGGCCCCGTGCCGCCGACCGTGTTCATCCAGATCGCCGAGGAGATGGGCATCGTCTCCGACATCACCCGCTTCATGGTCATGCGGGCCTGCGCCGACTGCGCGACCTGGCCGGCGCATATGGGCGTTTCGGTCAATCTCTCCGTGCAGGACCTGCGCGGCACCAGCATCATCGACCTCGTCGCCGAGGCACTGGAGGCCGCGAAGCTCGCGCCGCACCGGCTGCATCTCGAAGTCACCGAAAGCTGCCTCATGGAGGAGCCGGTGAAGGTGCAGGCAATCCTGCAGGAGCTGCGCGCACGCGGCATCACCATCGCCATCGACGATTTCGGCACCGGCTATTCGAGCCTCAGCTATCTCGACCAGCTGCCGCTCGACGTTATCAAGATCGACCGGTCCTTCGTGCGCAACATCGGCGAGGACCCGCGCCGTTTCAAATTGCTACGCGGCACGGTGAACCTTTCGCGCGAACTGGGCTTGCGCATTGTCGTCGAAGGTGTGGAGACGCGCGAGCAGCTTGCACTTATCAACAAGTACCAATGTGCCGATCTCGTGCAGGGCTACGTCTTTGCCGCGCCCATGTCGCCGGATGCGCTGCGTGATCTTTACGAGACCCTCGCCCGTAAACCCGGCGATTCCCGCCGCCGCGGCCGCCGCGTCGCCTGA
- a CDS encoding MarR family transcriptional regulator yields MGKKHKDGKDGKKVKKKKSHDDVSGAGLAAAVVNAARSMRTVLSRNLLATGLYAGQDGVILALSEDGGLTAGALATRLGVKAPTMTRTIGRLETQGFVARQPDETDGRLTVVHLTEAGKASVEQITEAGRLSEEQAAEGLSEKDVRNLLKLLRVMDENLHATLPELPRNGEKPVADEI; encoded by the coding sequence ATGGGCAAGAAGCACAAGGACGGCAAGGACGGGAAGAAGGTCAAGAAGAAGAAATCGCACGACGACGTCTCGGGTGCGGGTCTTGCCGCCGCCGTCGTCAATGCCGCCCGGTCCATGCGCACAGTGCTGTCGCGCAACCTGCTGGCGACCGGCCTCTATGCCGGACAGGACGGTGTGATCCTGGCGCTTTCGGAGGATGGCGGGCTGACGGCAGGTGCACTTGCCACCCGGCTCGGTGTCAAGGCGCCGACGATGACGCGCACGATCGGGCGCCTGGAGACTCAAGGGTTCGTCGCGCGCCAGCCGGACGAGACGGATGGGCGCCTGACCGTCGTGCACCTCACCGAGGCCGGCAAGGCCTCCGTTGAGCAAATCACCGAAGCTGGCCGGCTCAGTGAGGAGCAGGCGGCAGAGGGATTGAGCGAGAAGGATGTGCGCAATCTCCTGAAACTGCTGCGCGTGATGGACGAAAACCTGCACGCAACGCTGCCGGAGCTGCCCCGCAACGGCGAAAAGCCTGTTGCCGACGAGATTTAA
- a CDS encoding MFS transporter, translated as MLVVFAITCGSSVANIYYAQPLLDTIATSFDIDAARVGLVVTLTQIGYAAGLLFIVPLGDFVDRRKLIVAQALLSAVALAGVGSAPGAPFLFAGMVLVGLLAVVVQVLVALTATLARPEERGRSVGLVTSGVVIGILAARFVAGVLADAGGWRAVYFSSAGLMLLMGLLLARILPRDILVASAERYGVVLKSVPALFLREPLLRLRAGLAFLIFASFSTLWTAMVLPLSAAPFHLSHTQIGLFGLAGLAGALAASRAGRLADRGLAERTTGFSLVLLVVSWVAIGFLPHALVVFTIGVVLLDFAVQAVHVTNQSLIFATRPEAHSRLVAGYMVFYSAGSAFGAIASTASYARYGWTGVCLTGAAFSLAGLLLWACSYARTRRRVS; from the coding sequence ATGCTGGTCGTCTTTGCCATCACCTGTGGAAGCAGCGTCGCAAATATCTACTATGCACAGCCGCTGCTCGATACGATCGCAACGAGCTTCGACATCGATGCCGCGCGTGTTGGTCTCGTCGTGACGCTGACCCAGATCGGCTATGCGGCCGGCCTGCTTTTCATCGTTCCCCTCGGCGACTTCGTCGATCGGCGCAAGCTGATCGTGGCGCAGGCCCTGTTGTCCGCCGTTGCCCTGGCTGGCGTCGGAAGCGCGCCCGGTGCGCCTTTCCTGTTCGCCGGCATGGTCCTGGTGGGGCTGCTGGCTGTCGTCGTTCAGGTATTGGTGGCACTGACCGCCACCTTGGCACGACCGGAGGAGCGCGGCCGATCCGTCGGTCTGGTCACCAGCGGCGTGGTGATCGGCATCCTGGCGGCGCGCTTCGTCGCCGGTGTCCTGGCTGACGCCGGAGGGTGGAGAGCCGTCTATTTTTCCTCCGCCGGCCTTATGCTGCTGATGGGCCTGCTTCTGGCCCGTATTCTGCCGCGGGATATTCTCGTCGCCAGTGCCGAGCGATATGGCGTCGTGCTGAAGTCGGTTCCCGCCCTCTTCTTGCGGGAGCCGTTGCTGCGCCTTCGGGCCGGGCTGGCCTTCCTGATCTTTGCCAGCTTCAGCACGCTCTGGACCGCCATGGTATTGCCGCTGAGCGCGGCACCTTTTCACCTGTCTCACACCCAAATCGGCCTCTTCGGCCTCGCGGGGCTGGCGGGCGCCCTTGCCGCAAGCCGTGCAGGGCGTCTGGCGGATCGTGGGCTTGCCGAGCGGACGACGGGTTTTTCACTCGTGCTGCTCGTGGTCTCGTGGGTGGCGATCGGTTTTCTGCCGCACGCGCTTGTCGTCTTCACGATTGGCGTCGTGCTGCTCGATTTTGCCGTGCAAGCCGTGCACGTCACCAATCAGAGCCTGATCTTCGCCACTCGCCCTGAAGCGCACAGCCGGCTGGTCGCCGGCTACATGGTCTTCTACTCGGCCGGAAGTGCATTTGGCGCCATTGCTTCGACGGCGAGTTATGCCCGTTACGGCTGGACGGGTGTCTGCCTCACCGGTGCGGCTTTCAGCCTGGCCGGATTGCTTCTCTGGGCCTGCTCTTATGCAAGGACCCGGCGGCGTGTTTCGTGA
- a CDS encoding gamma-glutamyl-gamma-aminobutyrate hydrolase family protein, whose product MSKPVVAIPADIREIEGNVWQATPNQYVRAAVKGADVTVFLVPALDADNDFDGILDRVDGLLVSGSRTNVHPSLYGKEATAAEGPYDMARDATSLPLIKRALERGIPLLAICRGIQELNVVLGGTLANEIQEQPGVWDHRKPDTPVLDVAYGIRQKVTVKEGSCLAAVLGAGEVQVNSLHRQAISELAPRLALEAVAEDGTIEAVSVIGAKAFAVGVQWHPEYWVGSDQPSNKLFAAFGEAVRDYAAAKQGASAPATEADVLAFGSVKSA is encoded by the coding sequence ATGTCGAAACCCGTCGTCGCCATTCCCGCCGATATCAGGGAGATCGAAGGCAACGTCTGGCAGGCCACCCCGAACCAGTATGTCCGTGCGGCCGTCAAGGGCGCCGACGTCACGGTTTTCCTCGTCCCCGCACTGGATGCCGACAACGATTTCGACGGCATCCTCGATCGGGTGGACGGGCTTCTGGTCAGCGGTTCGCGCACGAACGTGCACCCCTCGCTCTACGGCAAGGAGGCCACCGCGGCGGAAGGCCCCTATGACATGGCGCGCGACGCGACCAGCCTGCCGCTCATCAAGCGGGCGCTCGAGCGTGGCATTCCGCTGCTCGCCATCTGCCGCGGCATTCAGGAGCTGAACGTCGTGCTGGGCGGAACACTCGCCAACGAAATTCAGGAGCAGCCCGGCGTGTGGGATCACCGCAAGCCCGACACACCGGTGCTCGACGTCGCCTACGGCATTCGCCAGAAGGTCACGGTCAAGGAAGGCAGCTGCCTCGCTGCAGTGCTCGGCGCCGGCGAGGTGCAGGTGAATTCGCTGCACCGCCAGGCGATCTCCGAATTGGCGCCGCGCCTTGCGCTGGAAGCGGTCGCCGAGGATGGCACGATCGAAGCCGTCTCCGTCATCGGCGCCAAGGCGTTTGCCGTCGGCGTGCAATGGCACCCGGAATACTGGGTCGGCTCCGACCAGCCGTCGAACAAGCTTTTTGCCGCCTTCGGCGAAGCGGTCCGCGACTATGCGGCTGCCAAGCAGGGCGCAAGCGCTCCCGCCACCGAGGCGGACGTGCTGGCCTTCGGTTCGGTCAAGTCGGCCTGA
- a CDS encoding LacI family DNA-binding transcriptional regulator, whose translation MAQKIKLSTIAETLGVSTATVSLALRDSPLVAATTRDKIKEQARALGYIYNRRAASLRTSRSGIIGVVVHDIMNPFYAEILKSIESELDRDRQTFILSNHYDSVEKQRNFIETLLQLGGDGVIMSPAIGTPPEDIQLAEDNGMPAILIARSIEGLDVPIFRGDDSYGISLATNHLIGLGHRTIAMVGGTDQTSTGRDRYQGYVNALRKANIDVDPSLRIPGPRTKQGGFEAAVHFLSLPQKPTAAVCWNDLVAIGLMNGIARAGLVPGRDVSVTGYDDLEEAAIATPALTTVWNGQSEVGRNAARALLDKLSGSHEPDGIHLIKPEMRIRQSTGPLKPHPEG comes from the coding sequence GTGGCACAGAAAATCAAGCTTTCCACCATCGCGGAGACGCTCGGCGTTTCCACGGCGACGGTATCGCTTGCGCTGAGGGACAGTCCGCTTGTCGCGGCGACCACCCGCGACAAGATCAAGGAACAGGCCCGCGCACTCGGCTATATCTACAACCGCCGGGCAGCGAGCCTTCGCACCTCCCGGTCGGGCATCATCGGCGTCGTCGTGCACGACATCATGAACCCGTTCTATGCGGAAATCCTGAAATCGATCGAAAGCGAACTCGATCGGGACCGGCAGACCTTCATTCTCTCCAACCATTACGATTCGGTCGAAAAGCAGCGCAATTTCATCGAGACATTGCTGCAGCTCGGTGGTGACGGCGTCATCATGTCGCCGGCCATCGGCACGCCGCCGGAGGATATCCAGCTTGCCGAGGACAATGGCATGCCGGCGATCCTGATTGCGCGCTCGATCGAGGGGCTGGACGTGCCGATCTTCCGCGGCGACGATAGTTATGGCATTTCGCTTGCCACCAACCACCTGATCGGCCTTGGTCACCGCACCATCGCCATGGTCGGCGGCACAGACCAGACCTCCACCGGCCGCGACCGTTACCAGGGTTATGTCAACGCGCTGCGCAAGGCCAATATCGACGTCGATCCGAGCCTGCGCATTCCCGGCCCCCGCACCAAGCAGGGTGGTTTCGAGGCGGCGGTGCATTTTCTCTCGCTGCCTCAGAAGCCGACGGCTGCCGTCTGCTGGAACGACCTCGTGGCGATCGGCCTGATGAACGGCATTGCACGCGCCGGCCTCGTGCCGGGCCGCGACGTTTCGGTCACCGGTTACGACGACCTGGAGGAAGCGGCGATCGCGACGCCGGCACTCACCACCGTCTGGAACGGCCAGTCCGAAGTCGGGCGCAACGCCGCCCGCGCGCTGCTCGACAAGCTCTCGGGTAGTCACGAGCCGGATGGCATCCATCTCATCAAGCCGGAAATGCGTATCCGGCAATCCACCGGACCGCTGAAGCCACATCCGGAAGGCTGA
- a CDS encoding helix-turn-helix domain-containing protein, which yields MKRRSFREAECPVARTLDAIGDWWSLLIVRDAFDGIRRFSAFQQNLGIAKGMLSTRLRDLVEAGVLALAPASDGSAYQEYVLTEKGRGLFLVIVALRQWGEDHLFRAGERRSTLVDAATNAPVKRLKLHASDGRGLTWADTRLVDAASTP from the coding sequence ATGAAACGCAGGAGTTTTCGTGAAGCGGAATGCCCGGTTGCGCGGACGCTGGATGCCATCGGTGACTGGTGGTCGCTGTTAATCGTCCGTGATGCCTTCGATGGTATCCGGCGCTTCAGCGCCTTTCAGCAAAACCTCGGCATCGCCAAGGGCATGCTGAGCACGCGCCTGCGCGATCTCGTAGAGGCTGGCGTGCTCGCACTCGCGCCGGCATCCGATGGCAGCGCCTATCAGGAATATGTGCTGACCGAGAAGGGGCGCGGCCTCTTTCTCGTCATCGTCGCCTTGCGGCAATGGGGAGAGGACCATCTCTTTCGTGCGGGCGAGCGGCGGTCGACGCTGGTGGATGCGGCGACAAACGCGCCCGTCAAACGCCTGAAACTCCACGCGTCCGACGGACGCGGCCTGACCTGGGCGGATACGCGTCTCGTCGACGCAGCATCCACGCCGTAA
- a CDS encoding Re/Si-specific NAD(P)(+) transhydrogenase subunit alpha, producing the protein MSQCIFVSRESDAAEGRVAGSVETVKKLKGLGLDVLVEAGAGLKSRILDADYEAVGARIVGPDEAKSADVVLKVRRPTSAEIATYKSGAIVIATMDPYGNEAAIAEMANAGLSAFAMELMPRITRAQSMDILSSQANLAGYQAVIDAAHEFDRAMPMMMTAAGTVPAAKVFVMGAGVAGLQAIATARRLGAAVSATDVRPAAKEQVASLGAKFIAVEDDEFKAAETAGGYAKEMSKEYQAKQAALVAEHIAKQDMVITTALIPGRPAPRLVTRQMLAAMRNGSVVVDLAVERGGNIEGSEAGKVAEVEGVKVIGYLNVPGRIAASASALYAKNLLTFLETMVDKENKSVSVNVEDELVKATMLTHGGSVVHPNFGSAAVQLGEAK; encoded by the coding sequence TTGAGTCAGTGTATTTTTGTGTCGCGGGAAAGCGACGCGGCGGAGGGCCGCGTTGCGGGTTCCGTGGAAACTGTCAAGAAATTGAAAGGCCTGGGGCTAGATGTGCTGGTGGAAGCCGGCGCAGGTCTCAAGTCGCGTATCCTGGATGCGGATTACGAAGCGGTCGGTGCCCGCATCGTCGGTCCGGACGAGGCGAAGTCTGCGGACGTCGTCCTGAAGGTGCGCCGGCCGACCTCGGCCGAGATCGCCACCTACAAATCCGGCGCCATCGTCATCGCCACCATGGATCCCTATGGCAATGAGGCGGCGATCGCCGAAATGGCCAATGCCGGGCTTTCCGCCTTTGCCATGGAACTGATGCCGCGCATCACGCGCGCCCAGTCGATGGACATTCTCTCATCGCAGGCAAACCTTGCCGGCTACCAGGCGGTGATCGACGCGGCCCACGAATTCGACCGCGCCATGCCGATGATGATGACCGCCGCCGGCACCGTTCCGGCCGCCAAGGTTTTTGTCATGGGTGCCGGCGTTGCCGGTCTTCAGGCAATCGCGACGGCACGCCGTCTCGGTGCAGCCGTGTCCGCGACGGACGTTCGTCCCGCCGCCAAGGAACAGGTCGCTTCGCTCGGCGCAAAATTCATCGCCGTCGAGGATGATGAGTTCAAGGCCGCCGAAACCGCGGGCGGCTACGCCAAGGAAATGTCCAAGGAATATCAGGCGAAGCAGGCGGCACTCGTGGCTGAGCATATCGCCAAGCAGGACATGGTCATCACCACCGCGCTCATTCCCGGCCGCCCGGCACCGCGTCTCGTGACGCGCCAGATGCTGGCCGCCATGCGCAACGGCTCCGTCGTCGTCGACCTCGCGGTTGAACGCGGCGGCAATATCGAGGGCTCCGAGGCCGGCAAGGTCGCCGAAGTCGAGGGCGTCAAGGTTATCGGCTATCTCAACGTGCCGGGCCGCATCGCCGCCTCCGCCTCCGCGCTCTATGCCAAGAACCTGCTGACCTTCCTCGAGACCATGGTCGACAAGGAAAACAAGTCGGTTTCGGTCAATGTCGAGGACGAACTCGTCAAGGCAACGATGCTGACCCATGGCGGTTCCGTGGTGCATCCGAACTTCGGCAGCGCTGCCGTACAGCTAGGGGAGGCCAAGTGA
- a CDS encoding NAD(P) transhydrogenase subunit alpha → MANELLDKAIIELERAVEAVRTASEYVPDAAAVAAHGVSGGAIDPFVFRLAIFVLSIFVGYYVVWSVTPALHTPLMAVTNAISSVIVVGALLAVGISLSGIATGFGFVALILASVNIFGGFLVTQRMLAMYKKKEK, encoded by the coding sequence ATGGCGAACGAACTTCTGGACAAGGCCATCATCGAGCTTGAGCGCGCCGTGGAAGCCGTGCGCACGGCCTCCGAATATGTGCCTGATGCGGCTGCTGTTGCGGCGCACGGCGTTTCCGGCGGGGCAATCGACCCCTTCGTCTTCCGCCTGGCAATCTTCGTGCTGTCGATCTTCGTCGGCTATTATGTCGTCTGGTCGGTGACGCCGGCGCTGCACACGCCGCTGATGGCCGTCACCAACGCGATCTCCTCGGTCATCGTCGTCGGCGCACTGCTCGCCGTCGGCATCTCGCTCTCGGGTATCGCGACCGGCTTCGGCTTCGTCGCGCTGATCCTCGCCTCCGTCAACATCTTTGGCGGCTTCCTCGTCACCCAGCGCATGCTGGCGATGTACAAGAAAAAAGAGAAGTGA